In Kwoniella shivajii chromosome 11, complete sequence, the DNA window AATACACTCCATCTTGATGGCCTCCTAATGCGTCCACAAAGGGTTTGGCGAACATTCGATCTATCTTGACGGCAGTCATGGCCCGTGTGTATTCTCTGGGTTTTTGGAATGGATGTAAATGAGGTGCAAGGTTGCGTTGCAGCGGATGAGGAGcggtagaagatgaaggtagatGATCATCCAGTGATCGTGATATCATTTTTATTTTCTATTTACAGTTGCATTAGATATCCAGTCAGCTTCCGTCTTCCGGGATATGAGCAAATCTGCTTTGACTTACCACCATGTTGAAGGAGGTTTAGGCTTTGGAAGACGGCGCAAGAAGACTTGTTTCGCGACAAATGTGCGTATGAAGTTAATGTGCTATTTTCACTGGATACGGAAATGCAATAATTGATTTGAGATGTTCTCTTCGGGTGTATAGTCCAACGAGATGTAAGCAGATCAATTAGAGGCTATAAATGAATCTTTCTGTCTTGTATTTTGTTGAAATTAATCTTATCGTTAAAAATCTCTTTCGTTGAAAAAGCAACAAGCTGGGACCACGTGGGGTCACCGTGGCCAATGCATGACGTGGACTTAAAAAGCTCCTGTTTGATATCACGGGCGGATCATTCCAACGGTCGGAACATACGATAACCGGAGTGTCCATGCACAAATTCACATACATGACCTCGTGCTCAATGTTTCGTCTGATGTATAACTGGTAGCACTCTTCCTTTGTAGCAATAATGTGAcacagcttcatcaacctATCGCCTGTTACCGAATTAAATACTCCTCAATATAATATCACCTTTTCGATTTAGAATTAGATAGCATACATATCCTTGCAGATACCTCTCTCTTCGATTCACTGACATGGGTGGTGAGACGTCCCCTCAGCATCATTGGAAAGGTGTTCTATCATCTGCCTTGGATGCCGTGGGTCATACACCCTTGATCAAGCTCCAGAAGatagctaaagaagaaggtttcaaATGTAACCTGCGTAAGCTGTCCTTCGCATTGGGTATCAACTCGAAAGTCAGCTCGCTGACCGTACTTTTCAGTGGGAAAATGTGAATTCTTTTCAGCTGGTGGTAGTGTCAAAGATCGCATAGCAAATGTACGTACAGTCATACTACTTACTGCGTGAACGTCTGAGAGGACTATTCTGGGCGGAATCTCGCTGATAGTTAAGAGCAGCGAATGGTAGAGTAcgctgagaaagaaggtgtacTGATACCTGGACAGAGTGTAGTGATCGAACCTACTAGTGAGCTATGAAATTGAGACTGAGACCATTCGTATAGTTGCTGACTGCCCTTCCCTACAGGTGGAAATACGGGTGCGATCAGTTCCTATCGCTTGTCATCAGGTCACGTGCGCTGACGGTCAATTTCTAATAGGAATTGGTCTCGCTTTAGCTTGTGCGATAAAGGGATATCAGCGAGTTTTCGCAACACAGATAATCAGCCATCTTACTGTTCGCTGATATCTTTCATACAGATGCGTTATCACTCTGCCCGCGAAGATGAGTTTAGAGAAAGAAGTCATGCTGCGAGCTTTGGGAGCTGAGATCGTAAGAACACCGTGAGTGATCAGCTTACCGTTGTACTTTGAGCTCAGCCGTAATAAGCTGAGAATTGATCACACAGAACCGAAGCAGCGTGAGTCAAGTGGAGGTCTAAATCACAGTAGTTCTCTGAGACTGATACCAATGAATGAACAGCTGGGATAGTCCAGAAAGTCATATAGGTGCTTTGGCTTTGTTGTTGCTTATaatcaatcagctcataATTGTTGCTATAGGTATTGCAAAAAAGCTCCAGAAATCAATACCTGGAGGTGTAATTTTAGATCAATACTCAAATCCCAATAACCCATTGGCACATTATTACGGAACATATGAGGAGATTACTGTCAGTCACGGAAACACTCGTCGTGTTCCAAAGGAGTCTTCTAACTGATATGGGATTGACATGTAGTACGCACTGAAAACGTCTGATTTACCTCGAAAAGACATTTCTCTACTTGTAGCTGGAGCAGGAACAGGAGGTACCATAACGGGTCTTGCTCGTGCTATAAGAGGTTACGAAGGTTCCCTTGTCAATGGAGCTGCATCTTCTCATGTTAGAACAGTAGTGTTAGCTGTTGATCCAGAAGGTTCAATTCTAGGTGGAGGCGAACCTGGGAATTATCAAGTTGAAGGTATAGGTTACGTGAGTTTCGTCTATATCGACGTTACTAGTCAGCCAATACTGGATACAATAGGCTGACAAGAGCTCTATGGCGATAATGATAATAGGACTTCTTCCCTGAAGTACTTGATCCGAATCCaccattgattgatcagtgGATCAAAAcgaatgatgaagaagctttcgCAGCTACTAAACGATTGATGTGAGTGAGCTCTGAACTCGTGTGATTTGAGTCCAGCTGGAAATACGCTTTCGTTCTAGCAgtcatagctgacaatgtgAAACCCACATAGTCGAGAAGAAGGGTTGTTTGTAGGTGgttcttcaggatcagcatTATCCGGAATTATCCGATATCTCCATTCAGAAAATGGAAAGTCAATAGCGAATGATCCAGAAGCAAACGTAGTCATTATATTACCTGATGGAGTAAGGAATTACATGTCAAAAGAATGGCTCCTCCAGACTGCTAAGTCAGCTTCGAAAGaccaaggagaagatatcaaagatacTATCAAAAACATCTTGGGGAGAGATTTAGGGGACGTAAATGGGGTATTGAAAGAGGCGAAAGATGAAGGCAAAGTTCTGCAAAATGGGGAAGGGGTGAACGGGCATTAGACAGAAGCGATTGTTTTTGTAATGAACGCTTGTTACTATGGTATAAATCGTTTAAGAGACATGTCAATGTACATTATACTCATTTATGTAAATTGGTGAAGTTGGACTATGTTTACATTATCACATGCACCGTAGTGTCTGGCGTACTGTCGTTATATGCTAGGTATATGTGATACAATATGAAACGATAGATGATGCTAAACTCTATGTTATGGCTGCAGTATCGCAGATGTAGGATGGTGTGGactcttcactcttctccttcttcactcttctccttcttcactcttctcctgcatcctcctcttcctcgtcatcatcttctttatcatcatcatctccgaGGGCATCGAAGAAACCTCCACCTTTCTTTATTCCCTTGGCCTGCACCACTGGTTCTTCCTCACTATCTCCtgcctcctcttcttctgtatcatcttcttcgtcaaagGTATCACCATCGGtagattcaccttcactgGCAGAAGCTCCGATTGGAGCATGATCTTTCCCAAGTTCctgttcatcttcactgTCGATAGATGTCGCTTGATCGTTATCTGAGTCTAGCCATATCCCTCtaccttcttttcctttcatccctgGAGGATAGAATCCCCATCTGATTTTTCCATCAGCCAGAAGACGCATGACTATGCCCCATTCAAATGACATGATCAGCATATGCTCGTCTTGTATCCTGACGAGAAGTGAGTTCCAGAGACGAGAAGTGAGTTCCAGCTTGTCGGGTATGAAGTAAATTAACTCACTTCCATTGGCGGCTCTGTTGATATCTGGTCTACCACTTTTAGCGGTTACTGCATTTGCTCAATATGAGTCAGCCTACCATCAGTCCTACATATGATATTCCAATGCGATAATAGTGCATTTAATGGGAAAAACTTACGATACCCCCTATCAATGGCTCTACCTTCCATTATTTTCCCACTGGTCCatttgtccttcttctcattttcttctcttttgatCCTGTCCTCTTCAGCTAATTTGGGATCTCTGAACGTCCTTTTCCCAGCGTAGGGATCGATATCTCCATCAGCTATTGAATATGGTATTTTGAGTATCGTTTCTAATGGTAGATGTCTCGCGCAGAAAGTGATACATGAAGGTAATGATGCTATTTGTGAGATAGGAATGGCTATTATTTGGTAGTCATGGAGTCAGTAACCATTATGGAGCGTGAGAAATTGAGATTCAACatatgagagagagagagtgGACGTACTAGCTGCTAGCGCTTGGATTTCCAATCCTACTAAAGAAGGACAGACTAATCCCGGACAATCGACAATTCGTATCTCCTTTTTAGTTCCCCAAAACATCGTCTGAAAGTGTTTTGTCTAAGCTCCATACAACATTAGCACGGATCAACTGATATGACATATCTCTTGGGAATATATAGGGCGAACTTACTTTACCTGGAGTTCGACTCGCTCGCACTTTCTGCTCGCCCAAAAGTGCATTTAGCAGAGAAGATTTTCCGACATTTGGTTGACCTATCAATCCTATTGTCAAAGGTTCCTTGGTGGGATCTCGTGCATAggattgattttgatcatccTCGGCCACTGAAGGTATTTGTATTTCCGATgattcctcttccttctctatAGTAGGTGGTTCCGGCCCAGGAGTGGGCTCAGACGGTAGCTCGTGAGAAGGGACGTTCTGATAGTCTTCATGGGCAAGGGCAGACCAGTCCACTGCTGTTCGTACGGATGGTTTCCATTCTTTCAATCTGGTCGATTCCTCTTTGACCCATGTCGGAGGTTGTAGTAATCGTTCATGAGCTGTTTTCAGTGCTACGATGAGTTCTTCTAGTGAGTCCTGAGGTATATCAGGTCGATGTCTCCCTTTACCTAAGCATGAACAGCATTAGCAAATTCATTTATTTTTCATCAATGAACGGAGAAATATCCAGATTAAACGGCCGGCAAAATAACCTACCGTCTGCTAAGAGTTCTACGTCGTATGACCTTACACTGACGACTTGAACACCTTCGTCTCCCCACCAACTTCTCACCCATGATTTCCATCCTTCCAGCGCGACAGGATCTACCAAATCTGATTTTGTCAGAACAAGTATGATCTCCTTTTGGGGCTTAAGATCTTTGAGGTACGAGCGTAATGACGGAGGACAATGTAACAATGGACATCTAGAATCTAATAGTAGTAGTAATATTGAAGAAGCTTCCGTTACTCTCCATCTAATACAAGATTCAGGTATAAGCTTAATTCATGTCACTCAAGATACAGAGACAGGAGAAGTTGCAAAGCTTACAATTGCCTCCATACTTCTAAATTCGTTTCAAACCAAGTTGGACCTCTCGGAATTTCATCTATTTGATCTTGCTCCGACGACTTGTCCGATTCATCCCCTTTTGATTGCTGCTCATCATCTATCCAAGATTGTATTATATCTTCAGTGGTCTTCAACCATTTTTTGaataaaccttcttcattcctttcCACTTCTTTTTTAGTTTGACCATATTTGAATTTCGGTCTTGATGGACAAGACAATCTACATTCTTCATCCCTATTCATCAACAACTCCAAGGGGAAAGAAGCGCTTTCATCAGAAAGAGGTCTTTGTAATTTAATAGTATAGGCTAAATCTCTCGTGCGACTCAAATAATCTGATGATAATCCTACAAATTTAGATTGCAATTTCACTGAATCTTCATTTGCTGGTCCACCTGATTTAGATGTATTGATTCTAATTCTACCATAATGTTTATTTAAACTTGATAATTTTTTGgcatgttcttcttctgttacTTCACCCCTTTTTAACGCTCTTTTATCTTGTAATTTCTGTTTCTTGTGTTTTGCAGAAGCTGGTTTACGTCTAGGCATAGTCAATCACGTGTTCTCTGTTTCGGTTTCTTTGTGTGTCCTCTCCTCCCTATTGGATTGAGCTGGATTGACTCTGTAGTGGGTATCGTattttgtttctcttctcaagATGCTGTAGATGAGATGAACTCTGttgaaaatgagaaagtTGAAATTGTAGATGGGACGTCATAAGTGATCGGATTTGATTCCGTGCACAATCAAAATATAAGATTTCTTATCAAGTTTCGGATCCGGAGAGAtgagtgatgatcaaaatagCCGGTGATCACGGACCCGATAAAACAACATCACATCTAGCACAAATAATCTTAACCTCCACGATGGAGATCAGATTTCACCTCAACTATCACTTTCTCTTAACTCAATACCTTTGATCTGGACTGATCCTGACTCGATATGGCGACCTCATCCGAAGATCCTATCCTATCCCTGTCCGACTTGAATTCCGCCTCGGCGCTCGAGCAACTCCTCGTACTCTTATTCGAGCCCTCAGAAGCATTGCGTAAACACCTAGTACCTTCTGTTCTCTTGCGCTTGACAGCGAGATCCAGTCCACCAGAAAACTACAATGATCTCGTCGATATTTGTGAAGGAGTAGCGAGTGAATGGACCTGGGATCAGAAAAGTGAATTCATATCTGGTCATCCAATGATCGGTGAAGTCAAAGGATTGAGTAAATTGAGTGATAAAGAACAAGGTAATTCAAGTCCTACTCCAAAGGTCGTTCTTGACAGGTCAGTCTGACGTATTCCTACTATATCAAATGCTGTCTTTCTCGAGGGTAAAGGGAGCTGATGATTTATTCTGAAAATGAATATAGGTTATCACACTTGAACGAATTATATTGTATCGTATTCCCAGGATTAAGGTATATAACATTCGTGAATGGTAGATCTCGACAAGATATAATACCACCTTTTGAATCCATTTTGAATATACCTCAATCACCCAAACCTTTGCCAGAGGATTTCGTCACTGATCAACCATCACTAAACTCgacagaagtgaaagaacGGATAAAATCGATGGACAGCgatgaatggaaagaagagtgCGAGAGGGGTTTGAAGGATGTATGGCTGATTGGAAGAGCAAGATTACGAGGTCTGGGATTAGATTAGACAAGAATTGTAT includes these proteins:
- a CDS encoding cystathionine beta-synthase; protein product: MGGETSPQHHWKGVLSSALDAVGHTPLIKLQKIAKEEGFKCNLLGKCEFFSAGGSVKDRIANRMVEYAEKEGVLIPGQSVVIEPTRIGLALACAIKGYQCVITLPAKMSLEKEVMLRALGAEIVRTPTEAAWDSPESHIGIAKKLQKSIPGGVILDQYSNPNNPLAHYYGTYEEITYALKTSDLPRKDISLLVAGAGTGGTITGLARAIRGYEGSLVNGAASSHVRTVVLAVDPEGSILGGGEPGNYQVEGIGYDFFPEVLDPNPPLIDQWIKTNDEEAFAATKRLIREEGLFVGGSSGSALSGIIRYLHSENGKSIANDPEANVVIILPDGVRNYMSKEWLLQTAKSASKDQGEDIKDTIKNILGRDLGDVNGVLKEAKDEGKVLQNGEGVNGH